Proteins encoded together in one Corynebacterium liangguodongii window:
- the nagB gene encoding glucosamine-6-phosphate deaminase: MEIVIRPNAEEVATTAADILEGYVRDGATLGLATGSTPTPTYRELIRRHREEGLSFAECRAFLLDEYIGLPREHEQSYYATIRREFTSHIDIDDSAVRSPDGTHPDPEAACRDYEELLVSEGGVDIQILGVGANGHIAFNEPGNSFDSLTHVQDLHPRTVADNARFFEREEDVPRRALTQGLGTIMRARHLLVLATGEAKAEAVEAIVRGEVSEQWPGSIIQRHDKVDVIVDRAAAARL, from the coding sequence ATGGAAATAGTTATCCGCCCCAACGCGGAGGAGGTGGCCACCACCGCCGCCGACATCCTGGAGGGCTACGTCCGCGACGGTGCCACGCTTGGCCTGGCCACCGGGTCCACCCCTACGCCGACCTACCGCGAGCTCATCCGCCGGCATCGCGAGGAGGGCTTGAGCTTTGCCGAGTGCCGGGCATTTCTTCTCGACGAATACATTGGCCTCCCACGCGAGCACGAGCAGTCCTACTACGCCACGATCCGCCGCGAGTTCACCTCGCACATTGATATCGACGACTCCGCGGTCCGCTCCCCCGACGGCACCCACCCCGACCCGGAGGCCGCCTGCCGCGACTACGAGGAGCTCCTCGTCTCCGAAGGCGGTGTCGACATCCAAATCCTCGGGGTCGGCGCCAACGGTCACATCGCGTTTAACGAGCCCGGCAACTCGTTCGACTCCCTCACCCACGTCCAGGACTTGCACCCCCGGACGGTGGCGGACAACGCCCGCTTCTTCGAGCGCGAGGAGGATGTGCCGCGCCGGGCGCTCACGCAGGGCCTGGGCACGATCATGCGGGCACGCCACCTGCTCGTCCTAGCCACAGGTGAGGCGAAGGCGGAGGCCGTGGAGGCGATCGTGCGCGGCGAGGTGAGCGAGCAGTGGCCGGGATCGATCATCCAAAGGCACGACAAGGTCGACGTCATCGTCGACCGTGCCGCGGCGGCCAGGCTCTAG
- the hflX gene encoding GTPase HflX, whose product MTQTTHADSTEMTHDELLARAFRHNAPQPQPKAAEEPTTGALDLEERNSFRRVNLATELHSEDQAEGFEVEYRKLRLEQVILVGAWTDGTTAEMEANMAELAALAETAGADVIDVLYQKRDKPDPGTYIGSGKVKELREIVMASGADTVVFDGELSPGQMVALEEALKVKVIDRTMLILDIFAQHAKSKEGKAQVSLAQMEYLYTRTRGWGGNLSRQAGGRAGSNGGVGLRGPGETRIEADRRRLRTDMAKLRHELRAMKTAREVKRAQRQRSTIPKIAIAGYTNAGKSSLINAMTNAGVLVEDALFATLDPSTRKAQLADGRNVVLTDTVGFVRHLPTQLVEAFKSTLEEVTGADLLLHVVDGSDAFPLKQIEAVNQVLADVTRETGESVPPEIVVVNKIDQADPLVLAELRHAFDATGYDVVFVSALTGEGISELESKIEMHLNSVEAHVQMLVPFTRGDVVSRVHEEGTVRSESYEENGTLIDVRLPHVVAEQFAEFVVS is encoded by the coding sequence ATGACACAAACGACACACGCTGATAGCACCGAGATGACTCACGACGAGCTGCTCGCCAGAGCGTTTCGGCATAACGCGCCGCAACCTCAGCCGAAGGCGGCCGAGGAACCCACCACCGGCGCCCTCGACTTGGAGGAACGCAACTCGTTTCGCCGGGTCAACCTGGCCACGGAGCTCCACTCCGAGGACCAGGCGGAAGGCTTCGAGGTTGAGTACCGCAAGCTGCGCCTCGAACAGGTCATCCTCGTCGGCGCGTGGACCGACGGGACGACCGCGGAGATGGAGGCCAACATGGCCGAGCTCGCCGCCCTCGCGGAGACCGCCGGGGCGGACGTGATCGACGTGCTCTACCAAAAGCGCGACAAGCCGGACCCGGGCACCTACATCGGCTCCGGAAAGGTCAAGGAGCTGCGCGAGATTGTGATGGCCTCCGGGGCCGACACCGTCGTCTTCGACGGCGAGCTCTCCCCGGGCCAGATGGTCGCGCTCGAGGAGGCGCTCAAGGTCAAGGTGATCGACCGGACCATGCTCATCCTCGACATCTTCGCCCAGCACGCGAAGAGCAAGGAGGGCAAGGCGCAGGTCAGCCTCGCGCAGATGGAATACCTCTACACCCGCACCCGTGGCTGGGGCGGTAACCTCTCGCGCCAGGCGGGCGGCCGGGCCGGCTCGAACGGCGGCGTGGGCCTGCGCGGCCCCGGTGAGACCCGCATCGAGGCGGACCGGCGCCGGCTGCGCACCGACATGGCGAAGCTGCGCCACGAGCTGCGCGCGATGAAGACGGCCCGCGAGGTCAAGCGAGCGCAGCGCCAGCGCTCCACGATCCCGAAGATCGCGATCGCCGGCTACACCAACGCCGGTAAGTCCTCGCTCATCAACGCGATGACGAACGCCGGCGTGCTCGTCGAGGACGCCTTGTTTGCCACACTCGACCCCTCCACCCGCAAGGCCCAGCTTGCGGACGGCCGCAACGTCGTGCTTACGGACACCGTCGGTTTCGTGCGCCACCTGCCCACCCAGCTCGTCGAGGCGTTCAAGTCGACACTGGAGGAGGTCACCGGCGCCGACCTGCTGCTCCACGTCGTCGACGGCTCGGACGCCTTCCCGCTCAAGCAGATCGAGGCCGTGAACCAGGTGCTCGCCGACGTCACGCGGGAGACAGGGGAGAGCGTTCCTCCGGAGATCGTCGTGGTGAACAAGATCGACCAGGCCGACCCCCTCGTGCTCGCCGAGCTGCGCCACGCCTTCGACGCGACCGGCTACGACGTCGTGTTCGTCTCCGCGCTCACCGGCGAGGGCATCTCCGAGCTCGAGAGCAAGATCGAGATGCACCTCAACAGCGTCGAGGCGCACGTGCAGATGCTCGTTCCCTTCACCCGCGGCGACGTGGTCAGCCGCGTCCACGAGGAGGGCACGGTGCGCAGCGAGTCTTACGAGGAAAACGGCACGCTTATCGACGTCCGATTGCCCCACGTCGTCGCAGAGCAATTCGCCGAATTCGTCGTGAGCTAG